tttgaaatatttgtgtGTCATTGTTTTCTTCCCAACATGACTCAAACATGAAtcaggtgctggggctgtgtctgctGCAGAGTCTGGGCACTTTGTCACTGCTCAGGTGTAAAAACAGCTTTGCAAGggtgcagtgcccatggcccAGCTGGGGCCTGCTGTAAATCCAGGAGCAAGTCTTGCATTTCCCTCCTTGGACACCATCACTTGCACATCACCAGTGATGGCTGGAGTTTGTCCCAGTACTGCCTGCTCTCCATCTGTTTGTCCTTCCTTGATAATGTCCAAACACTGGAACTGTGATTCCTCAGTGCCTCCTGCTTTTCCATCATTTCCAAGGGGCAAACATAAGAACTGCTTGCACATTCATGCACTGTGCCATTCTAGCAGGGCTCTgttgcagctgctgggctgcaatAGTTACACTTTGAACAGGAAGCCAGCCCTGTAAGAGCAGCAGGCTTGTGTGCTAGTGGTGATGGTGCTTTTCCATCAGGGtttgctctgctccctccagccAGGCCCCAAGCAAAGACAGAAGTATTTCCCTGCCTTTCTGAGGGGGTGGAGTGCAGGAGGAGCTCGCCAGGCTGGAGTTCCCTTGCTCAACACAGAGGGAaaagcacagcccagtgccagaTCCAAGAATCTGCCTGCACTCTGCCAGCCAAGATCCCAGTCCTGCCCTTGCCTCTTAGGCTTGGCTGTGCCCAAAACACGGATGTGGAAATTCTGTTTGGGTCCAGCTGTAGTTAGCTGAATTCcaattccagctgcaggctTCCTGCTGACTCAGTTTAAGCCCAGCTGTGTCTGTAGGCTGGCTGCTGAAGAATGAAATGTTGTCATGCTGCCTCTGTCACTGCTCCAGTACAGAAACCACGCTGCTGGAAAGTTCCTGCCTACCTGGTTTGTAAAGAGCATTAGTAACATGGCAGTGCTGCTTCTTACTCATTCATGTGCCGCGTGGGGTGGTCACCAGAGGTTTTTGAGCCAGATGAGAAGGGTGGTTTTGATGAGGGATTTGGGTGTTTTTCTTCCTAAGAAGTCAAAGTACTGCCCTGATAATTGGAAGATTGCTGCAATTCACGTCATTgtgaaaagacagaagaaaattacATAAATTTCTTCAGAAACTTACATAAATTTCTATCAAAAAGCCTACTGAGAACTTCTTTTTAGAATTGTCTCTAATAAACTTTTTCttccaaagaagaaaaaccctTTAAACAAAGAGAGAAATGTATTTCTAAGCCAAAATACACAGCTGAGAGTGCTTGGTGTCCAAACTGGGATGATAATTCTGTGCTAAAGAAGCAAAAGTAAAAATGCCCCAGCTAAGGCAGAGGTTGTCCTGGTTGGATTTTAAGTAGTCTCATGATTCCTGATTAACAGGGCATTCCTCCCAAGAGCAAGCAAATAAATGGGCAAGTGACTGGGGCAGGAGGTGTGTCCTGCTGTGGGCCACTGAGCTGCCACTATCCCCAAGAGTGCTCCTCATGGCATGTCAGTTTTGTCACTTCCCAAACAGGCTCTTGATGTTGCATCTTCTCTAAGTCAAAACACCCTTGGTTTGGGAGCAGTGTtccctgtggctgggaaagTCCTGGCACTCTCCAAGCCAGTAGCTTTGGTGTTCACCAGCTGTACCAAACCATCCTTTAGTTTTACAGttgtcacagctctgtgtgtgtgtgcatccaCACATGGCCAGAGGGTCTTGTTGAGCCCATCCTTCCCCTGGCTTACACAAGGTCTCTGTCCTCCCACCACGCTGCTTCTGTTTCCAAAGCCTAAAAGCAAATTCTGATTTAGGGGTGAGTCTCAAATGAGGCAGAATCTGAACACTGTTACAGGCTGGCAAATCCTTTGCAGGGCAAGGAGCAATGGGGGCAGGTTTCCTGTGGTGATGATAACATCCTATTTACTCAGCAGTGTTGGCTTGGCACACCAGCAAGGTGCCTTCCCTGGGCTGTTTAGTTCTGTTGGGTTTATGGGCTGGAAGTGGGGCATTGCTTTTGGAGACTTTGGGCTCTGTGATGTGGTATTTGCTTACACTCTCCTGACCTAAGTGCTGCAGACAAACAGTGGCACAGCTCAGAATATCCTCAAGTAAGGAACTTCCTAAGTCTGTGGtgctgtttctgtttctttattttccagtaATGACTGGATATGTAAAGTAGTTGTGCCTGTGGCAGGTTCTCATGAGGACAGTAAAATTGAGTGGTTATGGTTTGATATATGGATTTAAAGTGTCAGGACATAGCAAAGACTTGGTTTCCCTGCCTGTAAAACGATGCCCTGGCTCTGTAGCTCAGCAGTGAAATATCTTCCTGCAGAACAGGGAAGTGCTTCCAGGCCCTGGAAGGGAGAAACAGTCACTGTTTTACTTCTCCCAATAATGATGTCATCCTGTCAGCCACACCCAAATTCTCACTTTTCAGCTGCCACACAGGGAAAGCAATGCTCGGACTGGAAGTTTTTCACTTTGCAGTGACTGATGCTTTATTGTGGTTTCTGCTTTGGAGATTTTAATTGCTCCTAACTCAAACGTGAGACATAAACATCTTGACAGCTCACACAATAGCTCCATTGGCCCACAGTCCAGACACTGTCAGTCTTTGCAGGCCTGTGCCTTCCCTGCTGAAAGCAGTGTATTTGTGACCAGACTTGTCTGCTGGAGCTGAAAGAGTgactccaggctgagctgggaggggaggggagcaATCTGAGAAGAAGTGATGGTGAGCAGAGGCACTGTTTGTGGGGTGGCTGCTTTTCTGAGCTGTAGCACAGGTGTGGAGATGAAAACTGGTTTGTAGGGtgacccagcagtgctgcagggattCTGGGACCTGCTGCTGTTGTGGCAGCCCTGAGAGCTGTGGGGAGTTCCCTCAGCAGGAAACCATGGTGTTACACAGTGTGTGAGGCTTTTCCTTTGATTACCCCTCACTGCTTGAGGTGGGACAGAGGCATGGAGTGCCAATTGCCTCTAGTCCCTGCTTCTCCCTGCCATAAGCCTCTCCCACAGTCCTGCATCTCATGCAGTGTTGAGTTGGAATGAACATGCCCTACATTGATTCTGTAGAACTGATTTAAGTGGTTAAAGTACCCCCCTCATTGTTTTCctaagaaagagagaaagaacagGTTGTAGTCTTATGTGTTGAACACTTCAAGGCATTTAGTGATTTCTCAGAAGCAGCTCATTTCTCACAAAGGAATATGAGCTTCTCACAAAGTGCATTTGTCTAATGAGTGAATTGAAGTAAAAAATTAACAATGTATTAAAATTAGTTGATGTTTCAATTAAAATACCATATTCTGTAAAAATTCATTGCAGGATTTCAGCAGTCCTAAAGCAGCCTTACAAATGTTCTAGTTTGACTCTGAATCTGAGTGCAGATGGTGTTTGTACCCTTTATCAGTATTATCTCCTTTTCCAACTAAAGATTCTTTTTACCCAGTATAAGGTAACCTTTGTCCCTCCACCAGAAACAGTCTCAATTTGAATCTAGAACTACCAGGATTCCAAAGTCTTAATGATTAAAAATTTTGGATGATATCAGCATGATTACatttgactttttttggtttttgggttttttttgtattttttgagATTCCTTTAAGGAATTTGACTTCTCAGTAGGAACTCATGACTATCAAAGCCCTTTGCATTGTTTCAAAGTAGTTATGCAAAACTTGAGGTTCCTGTAATTATTAGttaactaaaattaaaaataatttgcccTGTATTGTAGAAGTAGGAAGCCATTTGGGGGGAGAGAaatcctttttcctcttctctggtGTGTTTTTGACCACCCAAGCAGAATTTTCTTAGCTGAGGGCAGGTATTGCCTTCAGGGTCATTCACTGCATGGGTGGTCAATCTTTGCTTTAGAAATTCAGTTTGTGAAGTTATGTTCAGGCTCCCTTGTCTTCATTTTTTGCCATATTAGTACTTTGGAGTGTGGTGGAACTTTTCATTGttctgtttgtgtgtttgttttatcTGTGCTCATGTGCAGGAGTAGACAACATTGCTATTTGCAGCTGTGGTGGGTGACTTTTTTAATGTCTCTATTTTTGTGGACTTGGCCTGAGGAGTGTCTGTATCTACACAGAGCTGATTTGATCCctgaggaaagggaagggaagggaagaaccCACATGTGTTGCAGGTCTcttctccctgcacagccactgACACCTGCAGGTGCAGGAGgcacctggctgggctggagcagcctgtgcctctcCATTTAAAGCAGAGAGTGGGAAAATTGCATTGAAAAGAAATGTTATCTCTAAATCCAGAATATATGCAAACTGAGTCTTTACCTAACCTACAGAAATATTGCTTGTGTGGACAAGTTTGCACAAAGCCAAAGTCCTGCCACAGACTTAATTCTAAATCCCCACTTTCCTCTTAATCTCAGTGCTCTGTTTTGAGTTCTCAAAGCTGAATTAACATCTGTGTCTCTTCCAGCAAAGTCAAGCCCAGAAGAGAAGTCACCCTGACCTGTTTCAGAGCCCCTTCAGGTCCCAAAGAACAGGACAGAGGACTCTCCCCAGCCAGAACACTCCTTAGGGCAGAGGTGAGTAGCAGCAACAGGGATTTGAATGGAACAGAGGGAAATGCAAAGCAGCAAGGGATAAGCCTGTGTTGTAGCTCTTAGTCTGGCATAATTTCATGAGAAGAAGAGCTCATGGTTAAGAGGCTTCCTGGGGGCTGCTGTGTGTTTCAGACATTGCAGATTGTGTGTTGGTCTTGGACCTCTAAGAGCCTTTGAGAAGTTGGGAGATTCATGATCTCTTGAAATATGACTGTGGTTTGCTTCAGAGTTtgaatttctttctgctttcactTCCCTCTTTTCTACCAGCATGCTTagttatttaaaacacagatgTGAGGGATTGCTGTGAAATAGTCATTTATCACTAGCCCACATCTTTGATGGTTAGCAGGCCTTTTGCTTGGGTTCCTTGCCCATTTTTGGTTTAGAAGTGCCTGCACAACAACCAGGTTGTTGCCCTGGGTGAAGAAGGCTTGGTAGGGAGGGAGTGCCCACTTTGAGCCAGGCCCTGCTCATCAGGAGTTGAGCCAGAgctttgtgtgtgcagctgtgtgGGACTGTGTGTCCAAGGCACCAATGCAAGGTTCTGACccacccccagctgctcctggcaggatgAGGAGGGAGCACTGTGCTCCTACATCTCCCCTTTgtgagggagagagggaggctcccctgtgccctgtgctctccctTGCTGGGTGCCTCTTCCCTTGGGCTCTTCCTGCTCTCTCTTTTGTTCCTAGCTAGCCTCCCTGGAGGCTTTGCAGAGGTGCACTCATGTGACTGGAGGCCTCTGTTGGCACTTGATCCAACCTTCCCCATCATGATATTTGTTGGGAAGTGTTGAAATGAGCCTGAGTTTCCATGTGGATCTCTTGCATGGAGGGTGGGGAGAGGCACCCTCAAGGGTGGGTGTGTAGCAATACCAGCTAGggtttttcatttcagaatatTCTGCTGTGCATGTCAGCTCACCTGCTCCCAGGAGGTGCTCAGGAGTTCCTCTCTGATCACCCTGCTCTATGGCAGGAAGGAGATTTGTGCCTCTCATTCTCAGTTGTAGTTTCCTCAGCCCTTTTTCATGGCTGACAGTGTGTAATGGGCAGCTCTCTCCAGAAATAGGGCTATGCATCACTAAAAGGGACATTGACTTTGAGACATGGCCAGACACATGTACAGCTGCAAGATGTGGatttatgggaatttttttcctttcacacttttctttcttactCTTTCACAGGACGAGGATTTCTGGTCTGAAGCAGAGggtgacaggagctgctgtccctgaaTCCATTATGGAGCAGGTTAGAGTCCAACATGTCTGAATTCAGCTGTTCACAGTGTGCAGTGGTTCTCTGGTACACTTGTCCTGAGATGCTTTGAAGGGGATAAGTCTCAGTGTTGGCTGGTGTCCTTCTTGAATTTCCCAGAATTTCTGCAGTGTTCCCGGCACTGCTCTGAATACAAGGAAGTGGATGGAACCAGTTAGGCTGCAAGctgcttccctgcagctctcagtgTGACACTTCCCTTGGGACTGCAAGCTGGAGATGTAGCTATGTAAGAGACTACAGTGTTCATTGATAAAGCTACAAACTGCTAGACTAATAaaggaatgggcacagccctgtgatCAGTGCATTGCATTGCTTTTTGTGAGGTTAAACACTGTTAATGATGTTACTTAGCACACTTAAATCTTACACATTGAACTGTAACTGAAATGTCTGTCaacctcccccagcccagctgatgTTAAGATACAGTTCTGATCCCCTACTCTGCCCTCTGCAAAGCCTTTTGAATACAATATGATTTAAAAAGTATCAGTGATAAACCCAATGACCAGTCCAGCAGGCAGTTGAAAGGGATTGCCACCAGGTGACCTGCACTACTGTCTGCAAACAGGCATGCTCAGACCATGGAAGGTGTGCCTTCTCTTCATCTCTGACTGATCATATcctttattttctatttgtttcCATTGCTGAACCCTGCCTTTTGTTGACTTTGTTCCTCCTTTTGTTTGCCCAGTCAGATATGGTCATGTCGAGGCTTTGCAAGGTTCcactccccaaaattccctttcagTTACCAAGTTCATCCTGGCTGTATATTGTCAGCATAACAAACCATTCTTCTTTAactatttttcttctccctaaATAAAATAAGGCCTAAGTATTTACTTACAGGCAGACCATCTGCATACCAGAGTAAaggttttccttctttatttatttctgtgcttaTATCATGTCCTACTCTCATAcctgtttaaataaaatttttggaGTCTCCTGGTTTTCTGGAGGCCTTAGTTGGTTATGAGGTTGGTCTGCCTGCCTCATGGACCTCCTGAACCTAATTAATTTGGGCACTGTGTGCTGCCTTGCTTGAAGGCTGCAGGTTGTGTGGCCATGGAGACAGCATGTGCCCATTTACTGGGGGTGAATGTGCcactggaggtggcactgatcTGCCATCTCATGTCACTTTTGTTGTGAGCAGCTGCTTGGGTCTCTGTGAGGAGCTAAACAGGTTTATTATGGAGCTGGTTGAGGTTCCTTtgaagagggagaagaaatatGAACCTTGGGGTTTTTGCAGCCTTATGCTCTTATCTCTATTTCCCACCTTGTTACTGCTCTGCTCTGATTACATGGAAGTGGGGAGCTCCTGCCTTCTTTATGCACAGCAAGTAGAATGCCCCATTCCCAAACACAGGATAAAACCCTTCCAAACACAGGTCTCTGAGTAAGGGGAATGGATGGGTTTTGTGAGCTCACACCTGTTTCAAAAGAGGAACTCAGATTGGGAACTCAGATTGCTGCCATTGCCACAGCTGGAAaggtgaggaggaggtgagCTGTGTTTTCAACAGCCAGTTGAATTGTGCCAGTTTGTAAGAGCAGAGCCTTCTGTCATTCCCCATGGGACAGTCCTGTGTGTGTCCACAGCCAGGAGTCAGTCTGCCTTTGCTGAGGCCCTGTGGAGCCCCTGGCTGATGCTGTGCCCACAGGAGGCCACAGAGACGTGTCAAGGTTGGCAAACACTGCATGCCTGGATGCTCTGAGCGGGATGTTTTCTAGGCATGGGCTTAACAGTGATCTCCTTAATGTTTCAGATCAATGGACCTCTTCAGATGGAGCATGCATTGCTGTTCAGCTTCCTGGAGGTATCCTCTGACTGTAAGTTCAAGGAGCAGCTGCATTCCCTGCAAAGCCAGCAGATCATGTTGTGCCAAGGGAGCGATGACGATGAGCTGCAGACCGACGGCAATCGCAGTGGCCACTTCCGGAATGGTGACGTAGGTGAGCAAGCTTTGCTCCATCCCACGTCTCTCTGAACATGGTGGTTTTCTTTACACATTTCCtatctttgtatttattgtctGTTTCAGAGGAGTAATGTTTTCTCTGTTGAGAAACTTCACTGTGTGGCTGCTGGTTGGGAGTTTAACACTTAGTGCTTAGCACTTTCTCTCTCCCTGGATTTCTAGAGCACCTGTCACTGGGTTTTGTCTGCAGTACACCAGAACAAGGCACAAAGCTGCTACTGATGATAGCTGCCCTCAAAGGAGTGTGATACTAAGCAGTTAAGTTAGGCCTCACTCTGCTCCTCAGGCAGTATCAATACTTGAGCTAGGATCTTGGAACAACTTGAGTTCTGGTACTGGGTGAATCCCTTTCTGCCCTACCGGTCTGGTGAAAACTGTTCCTCAAATAGCTTCTGGTCCTGTTCCTGCTTTGCTAGCCATCTGCAGggtggctgctgccccttgcCCAGGGTGTGTCAGCTGGCACATTGACCTCAGCTGAAGCAGGGTGAGGAGGAACTGCCACAGGAAATAGCCCTCTCACACCAATTTGCATAGGTCTCATGCGGGAAGCAGGTAGGACAAGGTGTAAGGTTCTCAGCTGAAAAAGGACAGATTCAGACTAGATGTAAGGAAGAtttttacaatgagggtggtaaaacactggcacaggttgcccaaagaGGTGATGGATGCCCCacccctggaaacattcaaggccaGTTTGGTTGGGGCTTTGAGCAGTCTAATCTAGTTGAAGATATTCCTGCTTATTGCAGGGAGTCTGGATGAGATGGCCTttcaaggtcctttccaactccaACTATTCTATGAGGTGCTGTATTTTAGGTCCTGTATTTTAGGACTTCAAGAGACAAGTCCTGACAAGTCACTTAAAGTCTAGAATAAttaggttgaaaaagaccttcAGTGTGTTGCAGAGCTTCTCAATTCCCCTTTCTGGGCAGGATGTTGGCAGTAACTGTCCTGTTCAGATTTTGGTTGGAGATGTTCTAACATGCCCTGCAATGATTTTTTTGGGCAGGGTGAGGCTGCATTTTACCTAAACTACAGATACAAACCCCTGTTTGCCACAACTTCTTGTAAGCAACCTGGGTACACTTAAAGAAATTGTGCTCAGACCTGTCATGAATAcactcagggctgggaaggaggtTGCTAATGGATATTAGCAAAATGCTGTGACCTGTACTGAACCTGGTCTGACTACAGCCTGTGAACTAAATTCTGCTCTTTGTgttggcagggctggctccaaCAAATGAAGAGGTTATCCGGATCATTGCTGCTCAGCTCGCTGAGATTGGAGACCAGTTTGATAGAGAAATCCAAGAAAGAGTAGTAAATGGCCTAGTGCAGCATTTTTTGAATGAGAATCTGTCTAATGAGGTGAGTGAAAAGCAGCCTGATAAGCAGTTCTCCTTTTAAATATTCTGCATCCTTCCTGCTGTGACTTTGAAGGCatttgaaaattaattccaaacatTTACCTTTGAAGATTTGTTAGAGGTGATTCTGTGGCAGAAGTTAATGTGTAAATTGGGTTCCTTGGGCTCATTTCCTTTCTGCAGATGATGAAATGGTGATTGTGGAAAGGGACTGACTTTGAGGCATTTTGTCCTTCTTTTGATGGCCCCATGGCTTACCTTGGAAACTGAATAGTCTGGCTAAGGCTTAGTTTTAGTACTTAAGATCTTTGCACTTTGGTGCCAAGTCCTGTATATCTGCTGACCATCACATGGGTAAAAATTGAGCAGGTTAGTGACAGGGGCTTAACTTGTGCTTGTTACTGAGCACTGAAGAGACAGCAAGTCATGAGACCCTTTTCTGATGCTGTGAGTGTGTTCATAGGCACAGTGTTGGGAGTAGCAGTGGGTTTAGGCCCTTCCTAGATGCAGTTGGCCCAGCATCTAACATGCCTTGCTGCTGTGCAAGGGAAGCAGAGTTTGCGGTCTCTTgtgttaaaaaggaaaaggaaggctATCCAAGGATTAGCTCTATATCTGGATCAAGGGCCATagtttttgggggtgttttttatGTAACAGCTGGCTGCCATGGCTGGGAGGAAGGGGAGCAGACCCTGGGGTGTTGCAAGAAGCACAGCAGGTATTAGCACAGTCCTGGCATGCTGAGAGCCCCTGCTGTGGCACTGAGATCCCTCTCTTCCTCCCACACAGGAGATAACCCGGCACATGTCCAGGGTGGTGGGAGAGCTCATGCAAGCCATCCCCTCAGACATGGAACAGGAGAAGGCCATGTTGGTGCTAGCAATGGTCTTGACTAAGAAAATTGTGAATACAGTGCCCTTCCTTCTGCGCCGTGTCTTTGACACCACTGTGAACTACATGAACCGGCAGTTCCACAACTACATTGTTGATATGGTGAGTGCTGTCAAACTGCTCTGTGGGAGTCACAGCCAGCCTTTTGGCTGTCCTGGGTTATTCCCTGAGGGGTGGCCTAGCTCTGGActgcctgctgctttccctgtaGTGCTCTGGAGGTTGGGCCAGAAGGCAgagtcagtcctgcagagctctggaaaTGAGTGTGCTTGAGGGGGTCATGTCACATCTGCTTGCCCTCCCCCTCAGAGCAGCCAGTGAACAGAGTGCATTTGTTCTGTCAGGCAGAgagagctgtgcctgctcctctcctcctgcaaACTCCTCAGGGAGCTCTACCAGTAACGTTCTGGTTAATGATTCTTTCATTCCCTCTGGGAAAGAAAGCCTGACCTGAGCTCTATTGGCTCCATTTCCCCAGTGTCTTGACCCTGAGCTCTCTGCTCTTGTCTTCCTCAGCTCCCCAGAGCTTGGGAGAgctggaaggggaaaggaattgCTTTTGAGAATTAACACTAGCAATGAGAAATAGTCAAATCTGTTCTTGTTCCCTGTTGGCACTTGGGCAGAGGCGGGGACactcctgcactgcagccttGCCAGAGACAGCGTTGTCAGCAAcgtgcagctgggctggctcacGGTGTCACTGTGCCGTGTCCTTCAACTCTGCCCTTCCCTTCACTCACTTTGGCTCCAGCGTGCTGAGTTATGCCAGACATGTCACTTGTGTGAGACTGGCCcgtgctgctgccccagctggctGGCACCaccaagggctggagctgccctggggctgtcccttATTGTCCCCGTGGCcgtgtcctgctgctggcacggGCAGGAAGGAGCACGGCAGGTGGCAGTGTTGGTGCACGCTGGAGCTGCCCCCGGGCTGTCCCTTATTGTCCCCATGGCCGTGTCCCCACGGGCAGGAAGGAGCACGGCAGGTGGCAGTGTCGGTGCACgctggagctgccccggggCTGTCCCTCATTGTCCCCACGGGCAGGAAGGAGCACGGCAGGTGGCAGTGTTGGTGCACgctggagctgccccggggCTGTCCCTCATTGTCCCCACGGGCAGGAAGGAGCACGGCAGGTGGCAGTGTTGGTGCACgctggagctgccccggggCTGTCACTCATTGTCCCCACGGGCAGGAAGGAGCACGGCAGGTGGCAGTGTCGGTGCACGCTGGAGCTGCCCCCGGGCTGTCCCTTATTGTCCCCATGGCCGTGTCCCCACGGGCAGGAAGGAGCACGGCAGGTGGCAGTGTCGGTGCACGCTGGAGCTGCCCCCGGGCTGTCACTCATTGTCCCCACGGGCAGGAAGGAGCACGGCAGGTGGCAGTGTCGGTGCACGCTGGAGCTGCCCCCGGGCTGTCACTCATTGTCCCCACGGGCAGGAAGGAGCACGGCAGGTGGCAGTGTCGGTGCacgctggagctgccctgggcgggcacagggcagggcttggCACGGGAGAAGAACCCTGCTGCTGTTCATAATGCCCCTTCTGTTTCTCTCCCTCCAGCTGGGTGAGTGAGCTCTCCAGGCCTGTGTACAGCATCCACATTACTGAGGACTTTCTCTGCTGGATGAAGATGACTCTATTTATGCCTAACTTTTGAAATACAGCTGTGAAATGGATGGCAGGGCTTGATAGATAGGCTTTTGTAGACTAGCACAGCAGTAATAGTAGTGTGAGctgcctgccagctctgccagtaCCTGTAGGGAGTAGTGTCTGCCTCTTTCctttcacaatatttttttaatttagcagCAGCAGATTTTGTGCAGAGCCTGCCTTGTGCCTCCATAGGCCCAGTGGGCACAGGGCCTGTCCTCTGTGGTTTTTCTAAGCAGCTGTAGGATTTTGCTTTAGTTATTcacttcccagccctgctcctgcagctgagccatgCTGAATGTCCCCAGGAAGGCCTCAGGCTATGGAATGGGTAGTTCATCAGCAGGGGTGGGTGGGAATCAGGTTTATCTTTATAAGAAGCTGGAAGCAAGAGGGAACAGATCCCTGAAGGACAGGGTGGGGTGTGCCCAGAGAAGGGTGACACCAGGATACTTTCAGTATCAATCACCATCCTCCTGtttccttgaaaaataaaactgacaggaaaaaaatataaagaaaggAGTGGAGTAGGGACAGGGAAAGTTTTTTGACAATGCAACCTGA
This region of Ammospiza caudacuta isolate bAmmCau1 chromosome 5, bAmmCau1.pri, whole genome shotgun sequence genomic DNA includes:
- the BID gene encoding BH3-interacting domain death agonist, whose protein sequence is MEQINGPLQMEHALLFSFLEVSSDCKFKEQLHSLQSQQIMLCQGSDDDELQTDGNRSGHFRNGDVGLAPTNEEVIRIIAAQLAEIGDQFDREIQERVVNGLVQHFLNENLSNEEITRHMSRVVGELMQAIPSDMEQEKAMLVLAMVLTKKIVNTVPFLLRRVFDTTVNYMNRQFHNYIVDMLGE